In Streptomyces sp. DG2A-72, one genomic interval encodes:
- the rplD gene encoding 50S ribosomal protein L4 produces the protein MSTVDILSPAGEKAGSVELPAEIFDVEKISVPLLHQVVVAQLAAARQGTHKTKRRGEVRGGGKKPYRQKGTGRARQGSTRAPQFAGGGVVHGPQPRDYSQRTPKKMKAAALRHALTDRARNNRIHVVSGVIEGESPSTKAAKTLFGKISERKNLLLVIDRADEAAWLSARNLPQVHILEPGQLNTYDVLVSDDVVFTQAAFESFVSGPKANDTEGSEV, from the coding sequence ATGAGCACTGTTGACATCCTTTCGCCCGCCGGCGAGAAGGCCGGAAGCGTCGAGCTCCCCGCGGAGATCTTCGACGTGGAGAAGATCAGCGTTCCGCTGCTTCACCAGGTCGTCGTCGCGCAGCTGGCCGCTGCCCGCCAGGGCACCCACAAGACCAAGCGTCGCGGTGAAGTCCGTGGTGGTGGCAAGAAGCCTTACCGCCAGAAGGGCACCGGCCGCGCCCGTCAGGGCTCGACCCGTGCGCCGCAGTTCGCCGGCGGTGGCGTCGTCCACGGTCCGCAGCCGCGTGACTACTCGCAGCGGACCCCGAAGAAGATGAAGGCCGCGGCCCTGCGCCACGCCCTCACCGACCGGGCCCGCAACAACCGCATCCACGTCGTCTCCGGCGTCATCGAGGGCGAGAGCCCGTCGACGAAGGCCGCGAAGACGCTCTTCGGCAAGATCAGCGAGCGCAAGAACCTGCTGCTCGTCATCGACCGTGCCGACGAGGCCGCGTGGCTGTCCGCCCGCAACCTGCCCCAGGTCCACATCCTGGAGCCGGGCCAGCTGAACACGTACGACGTTCTCGTCTCGGACGACGTGGTCTTCACCCAGGCCGCCTTCGAGTCCTTCGTGTCCGGCCCGAAGGCCAATGACACCGAAGGGAGCGAGGTCTGA
- the rplW gene encoding 50S ribosomal protein L23 produces MAIRHPAIASKAAKKAKAARVAKARRHATEGKNTVVTPASKAYTDPRDVLLKPVVSEKSYALIDENKYTFLVDPSANKTQIKQAVQAVFSVKVTGVNTINRQGKRKRTRTGFGQRAATKRAIVTLAEGDRIDIFGGPTA; encoded by the coding sequence ATGGCCATCCGTCACCCCGCCATTGCCTCCAAGGCCGCCAAGAAGGCCAAGGCCGCGCGCGTCGCCAAGGCGCGTCGCCACGCCACCGAGGGCAAGAACACCGTCGTCACCCCGGCGAGCAAGGCGTACACGGACCCCCGTGACGTCCTGCTGAAGCCGGTCGTGTCCGAGAAGAGCTACGCGCTCATCGACGAGAACAAGTACACGTTCCTGGTCGACCCGAGTGCCAACAAGACCCAGATCAAGCAGGCCGTCCAGGCGGTCTTCTCGGTCAAGGTCACCGGGGTCAACACGATCAACCGCCAGGGCAAGCGCAAGCGGACCCGCACCGGCTTCGGCCAGCGTGCGGCGACCAAGCGCGCGATCGTGACCCTCGCTGAGGGCGACCGTATCGACATCTTCGGCGGTCCGACCGCGTAA
- the rplB gene encoding 50S ribosomal protein L2 produces the protein MGIRKYKPTTPGRRGSSVADFVEVTRSTPEKSLVRPLHSKGGRNNSGRVTVRHQGGGHKRAYRVIDFRRHDKDGVPAKVAHIEYDPNRTARIALLHYADGEKRYILAPRNLQQGDRVENGPGADIKPGNNLALRNIPVGTTIHAIELRPGGGAKFARSAGASVQLLAKEGQMAHLRMPSGEIRLVDVRCRATVGEVGNAEQSNINWGKAGRKRWLGVRPTVRGVAMNPVDHPHGGGEGKTSGGRHPVSPWGQKEGRTRSPKKASNKYIVRRRKTNKKR, from the coding sequence ATGGGAATCCGCAAGTACAAGCCGACTACGCCGGGCCGCCGTGGCTCCAGCGTCGCCGACTTCGTCGAGGTCACGCGGTCCACGCCGGAGAAGTCGCTGGTCCGCCCGCTGCACAGCAAGGGCGGCCGTAACAATTCCGGTCGTGTGACCGTGCGCCACCAGGGTGGTGGCCACAAGCGCGCCTACCGCGTCATCGACTTCCGTCGCCATGACAAGGACGGCGTGCCGGCGAAGGTCGCGCACATCGAGTACGACCCCAACCGCACCGCGCGCATCGCGCTGCTGCACTACGCCGACGGCGAGAAGCGCTACATCCTCGCCCCGCGCAACCTGCAGCAGGGTGACCGCGTCGAGAACGGTCCCGGGGCCGACATCAAGCCGGGCAACAACCTGGCGCTCCGCAACATCCCGGTCGGTACCACGATCCACGCGATCGAGCTCCGTCCGGGTGGCGGCGCCAAGTTCGCCCGCTCCGCCGGTGCCTCCGTGCAGCTGCTCGCGAAGGAGGGCCAGATGGCCCACCTCCGTATGCCGTCCGGTGAGATCCGCCTGGTCGACGTGCGCTGCCGCGCCACCGTCGGCGAGGTCGGCAACGCCGAGCAGTCCAACATCAACTGGGGCAAGGCCGGCCGCAAGCGCTGGCTGGGCGTCCGCCCGACCGTTCGCGGTGTGGCGATGAACCCGGTTGACCACCCGCACGGTGGTGGTGAGGGCAAGACCTCCGGTGGTCGCCACCCGGTCAGCCCCTGGGGTCAGAAGGAAGGACGTACTCGTTCGCCCAAGAAGGCGTCGAACAAGTACATCGTCCGCCGCCGCAAGACGAACAAGAAGCGCTAG
- the rpsS gene encoding 30S ribosomal protein S19, with protein sequence MPRSLKKGPFVDDHLIKKVDAQNEAGSKNVIKTWSRRSMIVPAMLGHTIAVHNGKTHIPVFVTESMVGHKLGEFSPTRTFRGHVKDDRKSKRR encoded by the coding sequence ATGCCGCGCAGTCTCAAGAAGGGGCCCTTCGTCGACGACCACCTGATCAAGAAGGTGGACGCCCAGAACGAAGCCGGTTCCAAGAACGTCATCAAGACCTGGTCCCGTCGCTCGATGATCGTCCCGGCCATGCTCGGCCACACGATCGCGGTGCACAACGGCAAGACCCACATCCCGGTGTTCGTCACCGAGTCGATGGTCGGCCACAAGCTCGGCGAGTTCTCGCCGACGCGCACCTTCCGGGGTCACGTCAAGGACGACCGGAAGTCGAAGCGCCGCTAA
- the rplV gene encoding 50S ribosomal protein L22: MEARAQARYIRVTPMKARRVVDLIRGMDATEAQAVLRFAPQAASEPVGKVLDSAIANAAHNYDHTDADSLFISEAYVDEGPTLKRFRPRAQGRAYRIRKRTSHITVVVSSKEGTR, encoded by the coding sequence ATGGAAGCCAGGGCCCAGGCGCGGTACATCCGCGTCACGCCCATGAAGGCCCGCCGCGTGGTGGACCTCATCCGTGGCATGGACGCCACGGAGGCCCAGGCGGTCCTGCGATTCGCTCCGCAGGCCGCCTCCGAGCCGGTCGGCAAGGTGCTCGACAGCGCCATTGCCAACGCCGCGCACAACTACGACCACACCGACGCCGACAGCCTCTTCATCTCCGAGGCGTACGTCGACGAGGGCCCGACCCTGAAGCGGTTCCGTCCGCGTGCCCAGGGCCGTGCCTACCGGATCCGCAAGCGGACCAGCCACATCACCGTGGTCGTCAGCAGCAAGGAAGGAACCCGGTAA
- the rpsC gene encoding 30S ribosomal protein S3, with protein sequence MGQKVNPHGFRLGVTTDFKSRWYADKLYKDYVKEDVAIRRMMTSGMERAGISKVEIERTRDRVRVDIHTARPGIVIGRRGAEADRIRGDLEKLTGKQVQLNILEVKNPETDAQLVAQAVAEQLSSRVSFRRAMRKSMQSAMKAGAKGIKIQCGGRLGGAEMSRSEFYREGRVPLHTLRANVDYGFFEAKTTFGRIGVKVWIYKGDVKNIAEVRAENAAARAGNRPARGGGSDRPARGGRGGERGGRGRKPQQAAGAEAPKAEAPAAAAPAESTGTEA encoded by the coding sequence ATGGGCCAGAAGGTAAACCCGCATGGGTTCCGCCTCGGTGTCACGACCGACTTCAAGTCGCGTTGGTACGCCGACAAGCTGTACAAGGACTACGTCAAGGAAGACGTCGCCATCCGTCGGATGATGACGTCCGGCATGGAGCGCGCCGGTATCTCGAAGGTGGAGATCGAGCGCACCCGTGACCGCGTGCGTGTGGACATCCACACCGCTCGTCCGGGCATCGTCATCGGCCGCCGTGGCGCCGAGGCCGACCGCATCCGCGGTGACCTGGAGAAGCTGACCGGCAAGCAGGTCCAGCTGAACATCCTCGAGGTCAAGAACCCGGAGACGGACGCTCAGCTGGTGGCCCAGGCCGTCGCCGAGCAGCTGTCCTCCCGCGTCTCCTTCCGCCGGGCCATGCGCAAGAGCATGCAGTCCGCCATGAAGGCCGGCGCCAAGGGCATCAAGATCCAGTGCGGTGGCCGTCTCGGCGGCGCCGAGATGTCCCGCTCGGAGTTCTACCGCGAGGGCCGCGTGCCCCTGCACACGCTCCGCGCGAACGTGGACTACGGCTTCTTCGAGGCCAAGACGACCTTCGGCCGTATCGGTGTGAAGGTCTGGATCTACAAGGGCGACGTCAAGAACATCGCCGAGGTCCGCGCCGAGAACGCTGCAGCCCGTGCGGGTAACCGCCCGGCTCGCGGTGGCGGCTCCGACCGCCCGGCCCGTGGTGGCCGCGGTGGCGAGCGTGGCGGGCGCGGTCGTAAGCCGCAGCAGGCTGCCGGCGCCGAGGCCCCCAAGGCCGAGGCTCCCGCTGCCGCCGCTCCGGCTGAGAGCACCGGAACGGAGGCCTGA
- the rplP gene encoding 50S ribosomal protein L16, producing the protein MLIPRRVKHRKQHHPKRSGMSKGGTQVAFGEYGIQAMTPAYVTNRQIEAARIAMTRHIKRGGKVWINIYPDRPLTKKPAETRMGSGKGSPEWWVANVKPGRVMFELSYPNEKIAREALTRAAHKLPMKCKIVKREAGEA; encoded by the coding sequence ATGCTGATCCCCCGTAGGGTCAAGCACCGCAAGCAGCACCACCCGAAGCGCTCCGGCATGTCCAAGGGTGGCACGCAGGTTGCGTTCGGCGAATACGGCATCCAGGCGATGACCCCGGCGTACGTCACGAACCGCCAGATCGAAGCGGCTCGTATCGCCATGACCCGTCACATCAAGCGTGGCGGCAAGGTCTGGATCAACATTTACCCGGACCGCCCCCTGACGAAGAAGCCCGCCGAGACCCGCATGGGTTCCGGTAAGGGTTCTCCCGAGTGGTGGGTGGCCAACGTCAAGCCCGGACGTGTGATGTTCGAGCTGTCGTACCCCAACGAGAAGATCGCGCGCGAGGCCCTGACCCGTGCGGCTCACAAGCTGCCGATGAAGTGCAAGATCGTCAAGCGCGAGGCAGGTGAAGCGTGA
- the rpmC gene encoding 50S ribosomal protein L29, protein MSAGTKASELRELGNEELLNKLREAKEELFNLRFQAATGQLENHGRLKAVRKDIARIYTLMRERELGIETVESA, encoded by the coding sequence ATGTCGGCCGGTACCAAGGCGTCAGAGCTGCGCGAGCTGGGCAACGAGGAGCTCCTCAACAAGCTCCGCGAGGCCAAGGAAGAGCTGTTCAACCTCCGCTTCCAGGCGGCGACCGGACAGCTCGAGAACCACGGTCGGCTGAAGGCCGTCCGTAAGGACATCGCGCGGATCTACACCCTGATGCGTGAGCGCGAGCTGGGCATCGAGACGGTGGAGAGCGCCTGA
- the rpsQ gene encoding 30S ribosomal protein S17, whose translation MSESNVTEQTAEARGFRKTREGLVVSDKMDKTVVVAVEDRVKHALYGKVIRRTNKLKAHDEQNAAGVGDRVLLMETRPLSATKRWRVVEILEKAK comes from the coding sequence ATGAGTGAGAGCAACGTGACTGAGCAGACCGCAGAGGCGCGCGGCTTCCGCAAGACCCGTGAGGGTCTCGTCGTCAGCGACAAGATGGACAAGACCGTCGTCGTCGCCGTCGAGGACCGCGTCAAGCACGCGCTGTACGGCAAGGTCATCCGCCGTACGAACAAGCTCAAGGCGCACGACGAGCAGAACGCCGCGGGCGTCGGCGACCGGGTTCTCCTGATGGAGACCCGTCCGCTGTCGGCGACCAAGCGCTGGCGCGTCGTAGAGATCCTCGAGAAGGCGAAGTAA
- the rplN gene encoding 50S ribosomal protein L14 translates to MIQQESRLRVADNTGAKEILCIRVLGGSGRRYAGIGDVIVATVKDAIPGGNVKKGDVVKAVIVRTVKERRRPDGSYIRFDENAAVILKNDGDPRGTRIFGPVGRELREKKFMKIISLAPEVL, encoded by the coding sequence GTGATCCAGCAGGAGTCGCGACTGCGTGTCGCCGACAACACTGGTGCGAAGGAAATCCTTTGCATCCGTGTGCTCGGTGGCTCCGGTCGCCGCTACGCGGGCATCGGTGACGTCATCGTCGCCACCGTCAAGGACGCGATCCCCGGTGGCAACGTGAAGAAGGGTGACGTCGTCAAGGCGGTCATCGTTCGCACCGTCAAGGAGCGCCGCCGTCCGGACGGCTCGTACATCCGCTTCGACGAGAACGCCGCCGTCATTCTGAAGAACGACGGCGACCCTCGCGGCACCCGTATCTTCGGCCCCGTCGGCCGTGAGCTGCGCGAGAAGAAGTTCATGAAGATCATCTCGCTCGCGCCGGAGGTGCTGTAA
- the rplX gene encoding 50S ribosomal protein L24 encodes MKIKKGDLVQVITGKDKGKQGKVIAAFPREDRVLVEGVNRVKKHTKAGPTARGSQAGGIVTTEAPIHVSNVQLVVEKDGNKVVTRVGYRFDDEGNKIRVAKRTGEDI; translated from the coding sequence ATGAAGATCAAGAAGGGCGACCTGGTCCAGGTCATCACCGGTAAGGACAAGGGCAAGCAGGGCAAGGTCATCGCGGCCTTCCCCCGTGAGGACCGTGTCCTGGTCGAGGGTGTCAACCGGGTCAAGAAGCACACCAAGGCCGGTCCGACCGCTCGCGGTTCGCAGGCCGGCGGCATCGTCACGACCGAGGCGCCGATCCACGTCTCCAACGTCCAGCTGGTCGTTGAGAAGGACGGCAACAAGGTCGTCACGCGTGTCGGTTACCGCTTCGACGACGAAGGCAACAAGATCCGCGTTGCCAAGCGGACGGGTGAGGACATCTGA
- the rplE gene encoding 50S ribosomal protein L5, with amino-acid sequence MTTTTTPRLKQKYREEIAGKLREEFSYENVMQIPGLVKIVVNMGVGDAARDSKLIDGAIRDLTTITGQKPAVTKARKSIAQFKLREGQPIGAHVTLRGDRMWEFLDRTLSLALPRIRDFRGLSPKQFDGRGNYTFGLTEQVMFHEIDQDKIDRVRGMDITVVTTATNDAEGRALLRHLGFPFKEA; translated from the coding sequence ATGACTACCACCACGACTCCGCGTCTGAAGCAGAAGTACCGCGAGGAGATCGCGGGCAAGCTGCGTGAGGAGTTCTCCTACGAGAACGTCATGCAGATCCCCGGCCTCGTCAAGATCGTGGTCAACATGGGTGTGGGCGACGCCGCCCGCGACTCCAAGCTGATCGACGGCGCGATTCGCGACCTCACCACGATCACCGGTCAGAAGCCGGCCGTCACCAAGGCCCGCAAGTCCATCGCGCAGTTCAAGCTGCGTGAGGGTCAGCCGATCGGTGCCCACGTCACGCTCCGTGGCGACCGCATGTGGGAGTTCCTGGACCGCACCCTGTCGCTCGCGCTGCCGCGCATCCGCGACTTCCGCGGTCTGTCCCCCAAGCAGTTCGACGGCCGTGGCAACTACACCTTCGGTCTCACGGAGCAGGTCATGTTCCACGAGATCGACCAGGACAAGATCGACCGCGTCCGGGGTATGGACATCACCGTGGTCACCACGGCGACCAACGACGCTGAGGGCCGCGCGCTCCTTCGTCACCTCGGCTTCCCCTTCAAGGAGGCGTGA
- a CDS encoding type Z 30S ribosomal protein S14, which produces MAKKALIAKAARKPKFGVRGYTRCQRCGRPHSVYRKFGLCRVCLREMAHRGELPGVTKSSW; this is translated from the coding sequence ATGGCGAAGAAGGCTCTGATTGCCAAGGCTGCTCGTAAGCCCAAGTTCGGTGTACGTGGCTACACGCGCTGCCAGCGCTGTGGTCGTCCGCACTCCGTGTACCGCAAGTTCGGCCTGTGCCGCGTGTGCCTTCGTGAGATGGCTCACCGTGGCGAGCTGCCGGGCGTGACCAAGAGCTCCTGGTAG
- the rpsH gene encoding 30S ribosomal protein S8: MTMTDPIADMLTRLRNANSAYHDTVAMPHSKIKSHIAEILQQEGFITGWKVEDAEVGKNLVLELKFGPNRERSIAGIKRISKPGLRVYAKSTNLPKVLGGLGVAIISTSHGLLTDKQAGKKGVGGEVLAYVW; encoded by the coding sequence ATGACCATGACTGATCCGATCGCAGACATGCTTACGCGTCTGCGGAACGCGAACTCGGCGTACCACGACACCGTGGCGATGCCGCACTCGAAGATCAAGTCGCACATCGCGGAGATCCTCCAGCAGGAGGGCTTCATCACGGGCTGGAAGGTCGAGGACGCCGAGGTCGGCAAGAACCTCGTCCTGGAGCTGAAGTTCGGCCCCAACCGTGAGCGCTCCATCGCGGGCATCAAGCGGATCTCCAAGCCCGGTCTCCGGGTTTACGCGAAGTCCACCAACCTGCCGAAGGTGCTCGGCGGCCTCGGCGTGGCGATCATCTCCACGTCGCACGGGCTTCTCACCGACAAGCAGGCCGGCAAGAAGGGCGTAGGCGGAGAAGTTCTCGCCTACGTCTGGTAA
- the rplF gene encoding 50S ribosomal protein L6, translating into MSRIGKLPIAVPAGVDVTIDGRTVSVKGPKGSLSHTVAAPIEIAKGEDGVLNVTRPNDERQNKALHGLSRTLVANMITGVTQGYVKKLEISGVGYRVTAKGSNLEFALGYSHPILVEAPEGITFKVEAPTRFSVEGIDKQKVGEVAANIRKLRKPDPYKAKGVKYEGEVIRRKVGKAGK; encoded by the coding sequence ATGTCGCGCATCGGCAAGCTCCCCATCGCGGTTCCCGCCGGCGTGGACGTCACCATCGACGGCCGCACGGTTTCGGTGAAGGGCCCCAAGGGCTCGCTCTCCCACACCGTGGCGGCGCCGATCGAGATCGCCAAGGGTGAGGACGGCGTTCTGAACGTCACCCGCCCCAACGACGAGCGTCAGAACAAGGCCCTGCACGGCCTGTCCCGCACGCTGGTGGCGAACATGATCACCGGCGTGACCCAGGGTTACGTGAAGAAGCTCGAGATCAGCGGTGTCGGTTACCGAGTGACCGCGAAGGGCTCGAACCTCGAGTTCGCGCTCGGCTACAGCCACCCGATTCTGGTCGAGGCCCCCGAGGGCATCACCTTCAAGGTGGAGGCCCCCACCCGTTTCTCGGTCGAGGGCATCGACAAGCAGAAGGTCGGCGAGGTTGCGGCCAACATCCGCAAGCTGCGCAAGCCCGACCCGTACAAGGCCAAGGGCGTCAAGTACGAGGGCGAAGTCATCCGCCGCAAGGTCGGAAAGGCGGGTAAGTAA
- the rplR gene encoding 50S ribosomal protein L18, giving the protein MAYGQKILKGDAYKRAAIKRRHIRIRKKVSGTAERPRLVVTRSNRHIVAQVIDDIKGHTLASASTLDTSVRGGEGDKSAQAKQVGALVAERAKAAGVEAVVFDRGGNQYAGRIAALADAAREAGLKF; this is encoded by the coding sequence ATGGCATACGGACAGAAGATCCTTAAGGGCGACGCCTACAAGCGCGCCGCGATCAAGCGCCGTCACATCCGGATCCGCAAGAAGGTCTCGGGTACCGCGGAGCGTCCCCGTCTGGTCGTTACCCGCTCCAACCGCCACATCGTGGCCCAGGTGATCGACGACATCAAGGGTCACACCCTGGCGTCGGCGTCCACCCTGGACACCTCGGTGCGCGGTGGCGAGGGCGACAAGTCCGCACAGGCCAAGCAGGTCGGCGCCCTGGTCGCCGAGCGCGCCAAGGCCGCGGGCGTCGAGGCCGTCGTATTCGACCGTGGTGGTAACCAGTACGCCGGGCGCATTGCCGCTCTGGCGGACGCCGCCCGCGAAGCCGGACTCAAGTTCTGA
- the rpsE gene encoding 30S ribosomal protein S5: protein MAGPQRRGGGAGGGERRDRKGRDGGAAAAEKTAYVERVVAINRVAKVVKGGRRFSFTALVVVGDGDGTVGVGYGKAKEVPAAIAKGVEEAKKHFFKVPRIQGTIPHPITGEKAAGVVLLKPASPGTGVIAGGPVRAVLECAGIHDVLSKSLGSSNAINIVHATVEALKGLQRPEEIAARRGLPLEDVAPAALLRARAGAGAA from the coding sequence ATGGCTGGACCCCAGCGCCGCGGTGGCGGTGCCGGTGGCGGCGAGCGGCGGGACCGGAAGGGCCGTGACGGCGGCGCAGCTGCCGCCGAGAAGACCGCGTACGTTGAGCGCGTTGTCGCGATCAACCGCGTCGCCAAGGTTGTGAAGGGTGGTCGTCGCTTCAGCTTCACCGCGCTGGTCGTGGTGGGCGACGGTGACGGCACCGTGGGTGTCGGTTACGGCAAGGCCAAGGAGGTGCCGGCCGCCATCGCCAAGGGTGTTGAGGAGGCCAAGAAGCACTTCTTCAAGGTCCCCCGTATCCAGGGCACCATCCCGCACCCGATCACGGGTGAGAAGGCTGCCGGCGTCGTTCTCCTCAAGCCGGCTTCGCCGGGTACCGGTGTTATCGCCGGTGGTCCCGTGCGTGCCGTTCTGGAGTGCGCCGGTATCCACGACGTGCTGTCGAAGTCGCTCGGCTCGTCGAACGCGATCAACATCGTGCACGCGACCGTGGAGGCCCTGAAGGGCCTGCAGCGTCCCGAGGAGATCGCGGCCCGCCGTGGTCTGCCGCTCGAGGACGTCGCTCCCGCGGCTCTGCTGCGTGCGCGTGCCGGGGCTGGTGCTGCGTAA
- the rpmD gene encoding 50S ribosomal protein L30 — MAQLKITQTKSYIGSKQNHRDTLRSLGLKGINTQVVKEDRPEFRGMVHTVRHLVTVEEVD, encoded by the coding sequence ATGGCTCAGCTCAAGATCACGCAGACGAAGTCGTACATCGGCAGCAAGCAGAACCACCGTGACACCCTGCGCTCCCTTGGTCTCAAGGGCATCAACACGCAGGTCGTCAAGGAGGATCGTCCCGAGTTCCGCGGCATGGTGCACACCGTCCGCCACCTCGTGACGGTCGAGGAGGTCGACTGA
- the rplO gene encoding 50S ribosomal protein L15: MAEQNPLKIHNLRPAPGAKTAKTRVGRGEASKGKTAGRGTKGTKARYQVPERFEGGQMPLHMRLPKLKGFKNPFKTEYQVVNLDKLAALYPEGGEVTVEGLVAKGAVRKNSLVKVLGQGEISVALQVTVDAVSGSAKEKITAAGGTVTELV; this comes from the coding sequence ATGGCGGAGCAGAACCCGCTCAAGATCCACAACCTCCGTCCCGCCCCGGGCGCCAAGACCGCCAAGACCCGTGTGGGTCGTGGTGAGGCGTCGAAGGGTAAGACGGCCGGTCGTGGTACCAAGGGCACGAAGGCCCGCTACCAGGTTCCGGAGCGCTTCGAGGGTGGGCAGATGCCCCTCCACATGCGTCTGCCGAAGCTGAAGGGCTTCAAGAACCCGTTCAAGACCGAGTACCAGGTCGTGAACCTCGACAAGCTGGCCGCGCTCTACCCCGAGGGTGGCGAGGTCACCGTCGAGGGTCTGGTGGCCAAGGGGGCCGTTCGCAAGAACAGCCTCGTCAAGGTGCTCGGCCAGGGCGAGATCTCCGTGGCGCTGCAGGTGACGGTCGACGCCGTCTCCGGCTCCGCCAAGGAGAAGATCACCGCCGCCGGCGGCACCGTCACCGAGCTCGTCTGA
- the secY gene encoding preprotein translocase subunit SecY gives MLTAFARAFKTPDLRKKLLFTLGIIVIYRIGTHIPIPGVDYQNVQTCIDVAKGNQGLFGLVNMFSGGALLQITIFALGIMPYITASIILQLLTVVIPRLEALKKEGLAGTAKITQYTRYLTVALAVLQGTGLVATARSGALFQGCPVASEIVPDQSIFVTITMVITMTAGTAVVMWLGELVTDRGIGNGMSILMFISIAATFPSALWAIKTQGSLAGGWIEFGTVVLVGLFMVGLVVFVEQAQRRIPVQYAKRMIGRRSYGGTSTYIPLKVNQAGVIPVIFASSLLYIPALIAQFSSGNSSWKTWIESHLVKGDHPIYITLYFLLIVFFAFFYVAISFNPEEVADNMKKYGGFIPGIRAGRPTAEYLSYVLNRITWPGSLYLGLIALVPTMALAGFGANQNFPFGGTSILIIVGVGLETVKQIESQLQQRNYEGFLR, from the coding sequence GTGCTCACCGCGTTCGCCCGGGCGTTCAAGACGCCCGACCTGCGCAAGAAGCTGCTCTTCACGCTCGGCATCATCGTGATCTACCGGATCGGTACGCATATCCCGATCCCCGGTGTCGACTATCAGAACGTCCAGACCTGTATCGACGTGGCCAAGGGCAACCAGGGCCTGTTCGGTCTGGTCAACATGTTCAGCGGCGGCGCGTTGCTGCAGATCACGATCTTCGCGCTCGGCATCATGCCGTACATCACGGCGAGCATCATCCTGCAGCTGCTGACGGTGGTGATCCCACGGCTCGAGGCTCTGAAGAAGGAGGGCTTGGCCGGCACAGCGAAGATCACGCAGTACACCCGTTACCTGACGGTCGCGCTCGCCGTTCTCCAGGGCACCGGCCTGGTCGCCACCGCCCGCAGCGGCGCGCTCTTCCAGGGCTGCCCCGTGGCCTCCGAGATCGTTCCGGACCAGTCGATCTTCGTGACCATCACCATGGTCATCACCATGACCGCCGGTACGGCCGTCGTGATGTGGCTCGGTGAGCTCGTCACCGACCGCGGCATCGGCAACGGCATGTCGATCCTGATGTTCATCTCGATCGCCGCGACCTTCCCGTCCGCGCTGTGGGCCATCAAGACGCAGGGCTCCCTGGCCGGCGGCTGGATCGAGTTCGGCACCGTCGTCCTCGTCGGCCTGTTCATGGTCGGCCTGGTGGTCTTCGTCGAGCAGGCACAGCGCCGCATCCCCGTTCAGTACGCGAAGCGGATGATCGGCCGCCGGTCCTACGGCGGCACGTCCACGTACATCCCGCTGAAGGTGAACCAGGCGGGTGTGATTCCCGTCATCTTCGCCTCGTCACTGCTCTACATCCCGGCATTGATCGCGCAGTTCTCGAGCGGTAACTCCAGCTGGAAAACGTGGATCGAGTCACACCTGGTGAAGGGTGACCATCCGATTTACATCACTCTGTACTTCTTGCTCATCGTTTTCTTCGCGTTCTTCTACGTGGCTATCTCCTTCAACCCCGAAGAAGTAGCCGACAACATGAAGAAGTATGGTGGCTTCATCCCGGGCATCCGGGCTGGCCGGCCGACCGCTGAGTACCTGTCGTACGTGCTCAACCGGATCACCTGGCCGGGTTCGCTGTATCTGGGTCTGATCGCTCTCGTCCCGACAATGGCGTTGGCTGGTTTCGGGGCAAACCAGAACTTCCCGTTCGGCGGCACCAGCATCCTGATCATCGTGGGTGTCGGTCTCGAGACGGTGAAGCAGATCGAGAGCCAGCTTCAGCAGCGCAATTACGAAGGGTTCCTCCGCTGA